Proteins encoded by one window of Rutidosis leptorrhynchoides isolate AG116_Rl617_1_P2 chromosome 7, CSIRO_AGI_Rlap_v1, whole genome shotgun sequence:
- the LOC139857824 gene encoding uncharacterized protein isoform X1: MLIIRNGYDHLICIKKKTFVINMWGFASSAIVGTSGLKHNSLRPTQASSDCSDDEISENTSGEEGFECPICWESFNIVENVPYVLWCGHTLCKNCVLGLQWAVVKLPTLPIQLPFFIACPWCNLLSFRLVYKGNLKFPKKNYFLLWMVESMNGDRVKSHSSSCGDHIPGSSWSWNRGWTTGQSSRANTIVGPCTRESDHNHESRVTQSNPERLHSSLRKSLIFFVHLTAKFPLVFIFLLIVLYAIPASAIILAMYILITILFAVPSFLVLYFAYPSLDWLVREIIN; the protein is encoded by the exons ATGTTAATTATCAG AAATGGATATGACCATCTgatttgtataaaaaaaaaaactttcgtgATCAACATGTGGGGTTTTGCTTCAAGCGCCATTGTTGGTACCTCTGGACTAAAGCATAATTCATTACGACCCACTCAAGCTTCATCCGACTGCTCAGATGATGAGATTTCAGAAAACACCAGTGGAGAAGAAGGTTTTGAGTGCCCAATCTGTTGGGAATCTTTTAATATTGTAGAAAATGTGCCTTATGTGTTATGGTGTGGTCATACTCTCTGTAAGAACTGTGTCCTCGGACTCCAATGGGCTGTTGTGAAACTACCGACTCTGCCCATTCAGCTCCCGTTTTTCATAGCTTGCCCCTGGTGCAATTTGTTATCGTTTCGGTTAGTTTACAAAGGGAACCTCAAGTTTCCGAAAAAGAACTACTTTCTTCTTTGGATGGTTGAAAGCATGAATGGTGACAGGGTAAAGTCCCATTCCTCTTCCTGTGGAGACCACATACCCGGGTCTTCTTGGTCATGGAACCGTGGTTGGACCACCGGTCAGTCCAGCCGGGCTAATACCATTGTTGGTCCATGTACCCGTGAGTCTGACCATAATCATGAGTCTCGTGTTACTCAGTCCAACCCAGAAAGACTCCACTCGTCTCTTCGTAAATCTCTAATCTTTTTTGTTCATTTAACGGCTAAGTTCCCATTGGTCTTTATATTTCTTCTTATTGTGCTATATGCCATCCCTGCTAGTGCAATCATCTTAGCCATGTACATACTCATTACAATTCTGTTTGCCGTTCCGTCTTTTCTGGTTTTATATTTTGCATACCCTAGTCTTGATTGGCTGGTTAGGGAGATCATTAATTAG
- the LOC139857824 gene encoding uncharacterized protein isoform X2: MWGFASSAIVGTSGLKHNSLRPTQASSDCSDDEISENTSGEEGFECPICWESFNIVENVPYVLWCGHTLCKNCVLGLQWAVVKLPTLPIQLPFFIACPWCNLLSFRLVYKGNLKFPKKNYFLLWMVESMNGDRVKSHSSSCGDHIPGSSWSWNRGWTTGQSSRANTIVGPCTRESDHNHESRVTQSNPERLHSSLRKSLIFFVHLTAKFPLVFIFLLIVLYAIPASAIILAMYILITILFAVPSFLVLYFAYPSLDWLVREIIN; the protein is encoded by the coding sequence ATGTGGGGTTTTGCTTCAAGCGCCATTGTTGGTACCTCTGGACTAAAGCATAATTCATTACGACCCACTCAAGCTTCATCCGACTGCTCAGATGATGAGATTTCAGAAAACACCAGTGGAGAAGAAGGTTTTGAGTGCCCAATCTGTTGGGAATCTTTTAATATTGTAGAAAATGTGCCTTATGTGTTATGGTGTGGTCATACTCTCTGTAAGAACTGTGTCCTCGGACTCCAATGGGCTGTTGTGAAACTACCGACTCTGCCCATTCAGCTCCCGTTTTTCATAGCTTGCCCCTGGTGCAATTTGTTATCGTTTCGGTTAGTTTACAAAGGGAACCTCAAGTTTCCGAAAAAGAACTACTTTCTTCTTTGGATGGTTGAAAGCATGAATGGTGACAGGGTAAAGTCCCATTCCTCTTCCTGTGGAGACCACATACCCGGGTCTTCTTGGTCATGGAACCGTGGTTGGACCACCGGTCAGTCCAGCCGGGCTAATACCATTGTTGGTCCATGTACCCGTGAGTCTGACCATAATCATGAGTCTCGTGTTACTCAGTCCAACCCAGAAAGACTCCACTCGTCTCTTCGTAAATCTCTAATCTTTTTTGTTCATTTAACGGCTAAGTTCCCATTGGTCTTTATATTTCTTCTTATTGTGCTATATGCCATCCCTGCTAGTGCAATCATCTTAGCCATGTACATACTCATTACAATTCTGTTTGCCGTTCCGTCTTTTCTGGTTTTATATTTTGCATACCCTAGTCTTGATTGGCTGGTTAGGGAGATCATTAATTAG
- the LOC139857123 gene encoding uncharacterized protein isoform X1, which translates to MESIPLAVETKRKAPDDNISGESFTLAKCQKLSPEKFTVRLEISSPDSFSVKPLPVDGFKFPGETACFEKLSEFLPNVIPTHYTQNRHVRGEACVYNLKDYDAVVKLLKLGRIEYEDIPYVTRRAITVLSCPYVEGRWEPCRPEHLSDEKVGELMGRIPKSLLDVLLPFQVEGVKFGLRRGGRCLIADEMGLGKTLQAIAIANCFMNEGPILIVCPAILRYTWAEELERWLPSCLPSDIHLVFGHVNNPANLARFPRVVVISYTMLHNLKKTFSKQKWALMVVDESHHVRCTKRKLSEPGETQAVLDVSSKISRIVLLSGTPSLSRPFDIFHQINILWPGLLGKDKLAFAKIYCSMSTVKTRQGNIYQDFSKGIRLEELNVLLKQTVMIRRLKEHVLMQLPPIRRQIINLVLKKSDIDSAIAACSTTNNDASMADDVATRIDVDDAPSDELDTNDEDAASHNISKLSNQVIGIAKLSGFREWLLMHPIFAESDDESFESSQSSHKMIIFVHYHKVTDRVQEFLCEKGIKFVRIDGLDKSATDRQHAISSFQHSKEVKIALVGILAGSSGLDLSAAQNVVFLELPDRISDFQQAESRAHRRGQTKAVNVYIFCAKDTSDESHWRRLNRSLHRTSSTVDGKYGSKKEIMVEDVSEFETVNERDKEDNLVFEGETGDESSAIEPVICSQYVPDEDMQSDAADDGNTGSTSEDERSFGPFLKYCYKKNAHLVPDKKETVASKGIVEEHTHETRQDHRALSHDLLATDKSNVMEIPSDQEPNDQAENDPGCIPVHSLRFEVSKYTGRIHLYSCIHGTESRPTPLFKNFRPEELETKDPSVDDNMSRKCGDDDLIYKPALLSFVREWNNLRPIEQRNLYNKPLQLPLAVELCLNESQNHDKEGLLKGGSKKRGTSLDDISNPLPTNAAWKTVSLFHGKKERQYMQGWTIENEPLCKLCQKNCKKKCAKKPEYFEDLFCDLDCYEEYRLRTSNRHLRKGLAQIEHGICTSCHLDCRKLVKNLKSLSLEKRKEFIIREAPRLTARKNLLEKLINDPTEGNAWHADHIVPVYKGGGECKLENMRTLCIACHAEVTAAQCAERRSERAKAKKQLNRLLANLKNVDDTAEIVKRKERDESIMLDSELFVNVPGSAYNVTNTESCRSEQGEKGS; encoded by the exons ATGGAATCAATCCCTCTCGCCGTCGAGACAAAGCGGAAGGCACCTGACGATAACATCTCCGGCGAGTCCTTTACCCTAGCCAAGTGCCAAAAACTCTCCCCTGAAAAGTTCACCGTCCGTCTCGAGATTTCCTCACCGGATTCATTTTCCGTCAAGCCTCTTCCCGTCGACGGCTTCAAATTCCCCGGAGAAACCGCCTGCTTCGAAAAACTAAGCGAATTCCTCCCTAAT GTGATTCCAACTCATTACACACAAAATCGGCATGTTAGAGGTGAGGCATGTGTTTACAATTTGAAAGATTATGATGCAGTTGTTAAGTTGTTAAAGTTGGGGCGTATCGAATACGAAGATATACCTTACGTAACGCGTAGAGCTATTACTGTATTGTCATGTCCTTACGTTGAAGGACGATGGGAGCCTTGTAGGCCGGAGCATTTATCTGATGAAAAAGTAGGGGAGTTGATGGGGAGAATTCCGAAGTCCTTGTTGGATGTACTGCTTCCTTTTCAAGTTGAAGGTGTGAAGTTTGGATTGCGTAGGGGTGGTCGGTGTCTTATTGCTGATGAAATGGGCCTTGGGAAAACACTCCAG GCGATTGCAATTGCAAACTGTTTCATGAATGAAGGTCCCATACTAATTGTTTGCCCTGCTATTTTACGATATACATGGGCAGAAGAATTGGAGCGGTGGCTTCCATCTTGTTTGCCCTCTGATATTCATCTAG TTTTTGGACATGTAAACAATCCTGCGAACTTAGCAAGGTTTCCAAGGGTTGTTGTTATTTCCTACACGATGCTGCACAATTTGAAGAAGACCTTTTCAAAGCAAAAATGGGCCCTCATGGTCGTTGATGAATCACATCATGTACGTTGTACAAAACGAAAATTGTCAGAACCAGGAGAG ACACAAGCTGTACTCGATGTTTCGTCGAAGATCAGTCGTATAGTTCTACTTTCCGGGACTCCTTCTTTGTCAAG GCCATTTGACATCTTTCATCAAATTAACATTTTATG GCCTGGACTGCTTGGAAAGGACAAGCTTGCATTTGCGAAAATTTACTGTTCCATGAGTACTGTCAAAACTAGGCAAGGGAATATCTATCAG GATTTTTCGAAGGGCATTCGTTTGGAGGAGCTGAATGTGTTACTGAAGCAGACTGTTATG ATAAGACGCTTGAAGGAACATGTCTTGATGCAATTACCACCCATACGTCGACAAATAATTAACTTAGTGTTGAAGAAATCAGATATTGATTCTGCAATAGCAGCTTGCTCTACGACAAATAATGACGCTTCTATGGCAGATGACGTTGCTACACGAATTGATGTTGATGATGCTCCATCAGATGAGCTTGATACAAATGATG AAGATGCTGCTAGTCACAACATTTCGAAACTATCCAATCAAGTTATCGGCATTGCAAAACTATCAGGATTCCGAGAGTGGCTACTTATGCATCCAATTTTTGCCGAATCTGATGATGAAAGTTTTGAATCAAGTCAAAGTTctcataaaatgataattttcgttCATTATCACAAGGTTACAGATCGAGTACAG GAATTCCTGTGTGAAAAGGGGATTAAATTTGTACGTATTGATGGGCTCGATAAATCTGCTACAGATAGACAGCATGCTATCAGTTCTTTCCAACATTCAAAAGAG GTCAAAATTGCATTGGTTGGGATACTTGCTGGGAGTAGTGGACTTGATCTGTCAGCTGCACAAAATGTGGTGTTCTTAGAATTGCCTGACAGGATATCTGACTTCCAACAG GCTGAAAGCCGAGCTCATAGGCGCGGTCAAACTAAAGCAGTAAATGTTTATATATTCTGTGCCAAG GACACTTCAGACGAGTCCCACTGGAGGAGACTAAATAGAAGTTTGCACCGTACTTCATCTACCGTTGATGGGAAGTATGGTTCAAAGAAAGAGATCATG GTTGAAGATGTTTCTGAATTTGAAACCGTTAATGAAAGAGACAAAGAAGATAATTTGGTCTTCGAGGGGGAAACCGGGGATGAGTCTTCTGCCATTGAGCCAGTTATATGCTCTCAATATGTACCCGATGAAGATATGCAGTCTGATGCTGCTGATGATGGAAACACTGGTTCAACAAGTGAAGATGAACGTTCCTTTGGTCCATTTCTCAAGTACTGTTACAAGAAAAAC GCTCATCTTGTTCCTGATAAAAAAGAAACTGTGGCTTCTAAAGGAATAGTTGAAGAACATACCCATGAAACTAGGCAGGACCATAGAGCTCTTTCACATGATTTGCTTGCAACTGACAAGTCAAATGTGATGGAAATACCAAGTGACCAGGAACCTAATGATCAGGCTGAAAATGACCCTGGCTGTATCCCAGTGCATTCTCTTCGCTTTGAG GTCAGCAAATACACCGGAAGAATCCACTTGTATTCATGTATCCATGGAACGGAATCAAGGCCGACCCCATTGTTCAAAAATTTTCGACCAGAGGAACTTGAGACTAAAGATCCATCAGTTGATGACAACATGTCTCGTAAATGTGGCGATGACGATTTGATATACAAGCCTGCTCTTTTAAGTTTTGTCAGAGAATGGAACAATCTCAGACCTATTGAGCAAAGAAATTTATATAACAAGCCTCTTCAACTTCCTTTGGCTGTTGAGTTGTGTTTAAATGAAAGCCAAAACCATGATAAAGAG GGATTACTAAAAGGAGGATCTAAGAAGCGTGGTACATCGCTAGATGATATAAGTAACCCCCTGCCCACAAATGCTGCATGGAAGACTGTTTCTCTCTTTCATGGCAAAAAAGAGAGACAATACATGCAGGGTTGGACAATCGAGAATGAACCACTCTGTAAACTGTGCCAAAAAAATTGCAA GAAAAAGTGTGCCAAGAAGCCTGAATATTTTGAGGATTTGTTTTGTGATCTTGACTGTTATGAAGAGTATCGCTTAAGAACTAGCAATAGACACCTACGCAAG GGGCTTGCTCAAATTGAACACGGGATATGCACAAGTTGCCATCTTGATTGTCGGAAGCTTGTTAAGAACCTTAAATCTTTGTCACTTGAAAAGCGTAAAGAATTTATCATTAGAGAAGCCCCGAGGCTAACAGCACGTAAAAATTT ACTTGAAAAGCTTATCAATGATCCAACAGAGGGCAACGCATGGCATGCAGATCACATTGTGCCAGTATATAAAGGGGGAG GTGAATGCAAACTAGAGAACATGCGGACCCTTTGTATTGCGTGTCATGCTGAAGTTACTGCAGCTCAATGTGCTGAACGTCGCTCAGAAAGAGCCAAGGCTAAAAAACAACTTAACCGTTTGCTGGCCAACCTTAAAAATGTTGATGACACCGCAGAGATTGTCAAACGAAAG GAACGGGATGAAAGCATCATGCTTGATAGTGAACTTTTTGTCAATGTCCCGGGAAGTGCATACAATGTAACTAATACAGAGAGCTGTAGAAGTGAACAAGGTGAAAAAGGTTCATAA
- the LOC139857123 gene encoding uncharacterized protein isoform X2, with amino-acid sequence MESIPLAVETKRKAPDDNISGESFTLAKCQKLSPEKFTVRLEISSPDSFSVKPLPVDGFKFPGETACFEKLSEFLPNVIPTHYTQNRHVRGEACVYNLKDYDAVVKLLKLGRIEYEDIPYVTRRAITVLSCPYVEGRWEPCRPEHLSDEKVGELMGRIPKSLLDVLLPFQVEGVKFGLRRGGRCLIADEMGLGKTLQAIAIANCFMNEGPILIVCPAILRYTWAEELERWLPSCLPSDIHLVFGHVNNPANLARFPRVVVISYTMLHNLKKTFSKQKWALMVVDESHHVRCTKRKLSEPGETQAVLDVSSKISRIVLLSGTPSLSRPFDIFHQINILWPGLLGKDKLAFAKIYCSMSTVKTRQGNIYQDFSKGIRLEELNVLLKQTVMIRRLKEHVLMQLPPIRRQIINLVLKKSDIDSAIAACSTTNNDASMADDVATRIDVDDAPSDELDTNDDAASHNISKLSNQVIGIAKLSGFREWLLMHPIFAESDDESFESSQSSHKMIIFVHYHKVTDRVQEFLCEKGIKFVRIDGLDKSATDRQHAISSFQHSKEVKIALVGILAGSSGLDLSAAQNVVFLELPDRISDFQQAESRAHRRGQTKAVNVYIFCAKDTSDESHWRRLNRSLHRTSSTVDGKYGSKKEIMVEDVSEFETVNERDKEDNLVFEGETGDESSAIEPVICSQYVPDEDMQSDAADDGNTGSTSEDERSFGPFLKYCYKKNAHLVPDKKETVASKGIVEEHTHETRQDHRALSHDLLATDKSNVMEIPSDQEPNDQAENDPGCIPVHSLRFEVSKYTGRIHLYSCIHGTESRPTPLFKNFRPEELETKDPSVDDNMSRKCGDDDLIYKPALLSFVREWNNLRPIEQRNLYNKPLQLPLAVELCLNESQNHDKEGLLKGGSKKRGTSLDDISNPLPTNAAWKTVSLFHGKKERQYMQGWTIENEPLCKLCQKNCKKKCAKKPEYFEDLFCDLDCYEEYRLRTSNRHLRKGLAQIEHGICTSCHLDCRKLVKNLKSLSLEKRKEFIIREAPRLTARKNLLEKLINDPTEGNAWHADHIVPVYKGGGECKLENMRTLCIACHAEVTAAQCAERRSERAKAKKQLNRLLANLKNVDDTAEIVKRKERDESIMLDSELFVNVPGSAYNVTNTESCRSEQGEKGS; translated from the exons ATGGAATCAATCCCTCTCGCCGTCGAGACAAAGCGGAAGGCACCTGACGATAACATCTCCGGCGAGTCCTTTACCCTAGCCAAGTGCCAAAAACTCTCCCCTGAAAAGTTCACCGTCCGTCTCGAGATTTCCTCACCGGATTCATTTTCCGTCAAGCCTCTTCCCGTCGACGGCTTCAAATTCCCCGGAGAAACCGCCTGCTTCGAAAAACTAAGCGAATTCCTCCCTAAT GTGATTCCAACTCATTACACACAAAATCGGCATGTTAGAGGTGAGGCATGTGTTTACAATTTGAAAGATTATGATGCAGTTGTTAAGTTGTTAAAGTTGGGGCGTATCGAATACGAAGATATACCTTACGTAACGCGTAGAGCTATTACTGTATTGTCATGTCCTTACGTTGAAGGACGATGGGAGCCTTGTAGGCCGGAGCATTTATCTGATGAAAAAGTAGGGGAGTTGATGGGGAGAATTCCGAAGTCCTTGTTGGATGTACTGCTTCCTTTTCAAGTTGAAGGTGTGAAGTTTGGATTGCGTAGGGGTGGTCGGTGTCTTATTGCTGATGAAATGGGCCTTGGGAAAACACTCCAG GCGATTGCAATTGCAAACTGTTTCATGAATGAAGGTCCCATACTAATTGTTTGCCCTGCTATTTTACGATATACATGGGCAGAAGAATTGGAGCGGTGGCTTCCATCTTGTTTGCCCTCTGATATTCATCTAG TTTTTGGACATGTAAACAATCCTGCGAACTTAGCAAGGTTTCCAAGGGTTGTTGTTATTTCCTACACGATGCTGCACAATTTGAAGAAGACCTTTTCAAAGCAAAAATGGGCCCTCATGGTCGTTGATGAATCACATCATGTACGTTGTACAAAACGAAAATTGTCAGAACCAGGAGAG ACACAAGCTGTACTCGATGTTTCGTCGAAGATCAGTCGTATAGTTCTACTTTCCGGGACTCCTTCTTTGTCAAG GCCATTTGACATCTTTCATCAAATTAACATTTTATG GCCTGGACTGCTTGGAAAGGACAAGCTTGCATTTGCGAAAATTTACTGTTCCATGAGTACTGTCAAAACTAGGCAAGGGAATATCTATCAG GATTTTTCGAAGGGCATTCGTTTGGAGGAGCTGAATGTGTTACTGAAGCAGACTGTTATG ATAAGACGCTTGAAGGAACATGTCTTGATGCAATTACCACCCATACGTCGACAAATAATTAACTTAGTGTTGAAGAAATCAGATATTGATTCTGCAATAGCAGCTTGCTCTACGACAAATAATGACGCTTCTATGGCAGATGACGTTGCTACACGAATTGATGTTGATGATGCTCCATCAGATGAGCTTGATACAAATGATG ATGCTGCTAGTCACAACATTTCGAAACTATCCAATCAAGTTATCGGCATTGCAAAACTATCAGGATTCCGAGAGTGGCTACTTATGCATCCAATTTTTGCCGAATCTGATGATGAAAGTTTTGAATCAAGTCAAAGTTctcataaaatgataattttcgttCATTATCACAAGGTTACAGATCGAGTACAG GAATTCCTGTGTGAAAAGGGGATTAAATTTGTACGTATTGATGGGCTCGATAAATCTGCTACAGATAGACAGCATGCTATCAGTTCTTTCCAACATTCAAAAGAG GTCAAAATTGCATTGGTTGGGATACTTGCTGGGAGTAGTGGACTTGATCTGTCAGCTGCACAAAATGTGGTGTTCTTAGAATTGCCTGACAGGATATCTGACTTCCAACAG GCTGAAAGCCGAGCTCATAGGCGCGGTCAAACTAAAGCAGTAAATGTTTATATATTCTGTGCCAAG GACACTTCAGACGAGTCCCACTGGAGGAGACTAAATAGAAGTTTGCACCGTACTTCATCTACCGTTGATGGGAAGTATGGTTCAAAGAAAGAGATCATG GTTGAAGATGTTTCTGAATTTGAAACCGTTAATGAAAGAGACAAAGAAGATAATTTGGTCTTCGAGGGGGAAACCGGGGATGAGTCTTCTGCCATTGAGCCAGTTATATGCTCTCAATATGTACCCGATGAAGATATGCAGTCTGATGCTGCTGATGATGGAAACACTGGTTCAACAAGTGAAGATGAACGTTCCTTTGGTCCATTTCTCAAGTACTGTTACAAGAAAAAC GCTCATCTTGTTCCTGATAAAAAAGAAACTGTGGCTTCTAAAGGAATAGTTGAAGAACATACCCATGAAACTAGGCAGGACCATAGAGCTCTTTCACATGATTTGCTTGCAACTGACAAGTCAAATGTGATGGAAATACCAAGTGACCAGGAACCTAATGATCAGGCTGAAAATGACCCTGGCTGTATCCCAGTGCATTCTCTTCGCTTTGAG GTCAGCAAATACACCGGAAGAATCCACTTGTATTCATGTATCCATGGAACGGAATCAAGGCCGACCCCATTGTTCAAAAATTTTCGACCAGAGGAACTTGAGACTAAAGATCCATCAGTTGATGACAACATGTCTCGTAAATGTGGCGATGACGATTTGATATACAAGCCTGCTCTTTTAAGTTTTGTCAGAGAATGGAACAATCTCAGACCTATTGAGCAAAGAAATTTATATAACAAGCCTCTTCAACTTCCTTTGGCTGTTGAGTTGTGTTTAAATGAAAGCCAAAACCATGATAAAGAG GGATTACTAAAAGGAGGATCTAAGAAGCGTGGTACATCGCTAGATGATATAAGTAACCCCCTGCCCACAAATGCTGCATGGAAGACTGTTTCTCTCTTTCATGGCAAAAAAGAGAGACAATACATGCAGGGTTGGACAATCGAGAATGAACCACTCTGTAAACTGTGCCAAAAAAATTGCAA GAAAAAGTGTGCCAAGAAGCCTGAATATTTTGAGGATTTGTTTTGTGATCTTGACTGTTATGAAGAGTATCGCTTAAGAACTAGCAATAGACACCTACGCAAG GGGCTTGCTCAAATTGAACACGGGATATGCACAAGTTGCCATCTTGATTGTCGGAAGCTTGTTAAGAACCTTAAATCTTTGTCACTTGAAAAGCGTAAAGAATTTATCATTAGAGAAGCCCCGAGGCTAACAGCACGTAAAAATTT ACTTGAAAAGCTTATCAATGATCCAACAGAGGGCAACGCATGGCATGCAGATCACATTGTGCCAGTATATAAAGGGGGAG GTGAATGCAAACTAGAGAACATGCGGACCCTTTGTATTGCGTGTCATGCTGAAGTTACTGCAGCTCAATGTGCTGAACGTCGCTCAGAAAGAGCCAAGGCTAAAAAACAACTTAACCGTTTGCTGGCCAACCTTAAAAATGTTGATGACACCGCAGAGATTGTCAAACGAAAG GAACGGGATGAAAGCATCATGCTTGATAGTGAACTTTTTGTCAATGTCCCGGGAAGTGCATACAATGTAACTAATACAGAGAGCTGTAGAAGTGAACAAGGTGAAAAAGGTTCATAA